The sequence CGGCCTGGGTAACCTCCTGCATCAGTTGGGACAAGGGTTTCGTGGCCTGAATCCAAAGTTACTTACTTTCTATCTTGGTACACTGCGGGCTAACGACTTTCAGAGCCTCCTTCTTCGGCCTCATAGGGCACCAGGAACCATCCTCCTGGAATTTGATCTCATCTACATCCAAACATTCATTTAGAATTTCCATAAAGAGTCTGGAAAACAGCATCAAACATTACTAGTTTGTTTCCACTGATTGCTCTGATAGCGCCTCGGAGAGATGGTTGCCTTTGAAAGATACTTCAAAGATACTTCATCCTAAAGGGATGTCCCAGCGCCTCACCGAACCAAAAGGCAATTACCACCGTGAGCTACGGTTTACCAGCTGGTGTTAGGTTCTACAAATATTCATTCTGGGGCATTAGTAATGGACCACAGAGTGCTTTGACCCTGATAAGGTATGAGGGTTTGACGAACACTTACCATagattttttacatttttataatatCCAAAATGGCTCAAAGTCCAAATGTAAAATCAGATTAACACATGGTTTAATAAAAAATTCTGATCATGAGACAATAGCTAGTCAACCAGCCTGTGGATCAGGAGCCATGCAGCTTTACACCCATAAATTAACTGCATGTTGCCTCAATCATATAAAGTCATCCACAGAGCTCTACATGGGGCAAACAAAGGCCGAAGCCAGGTCTACAGCCTTGGAAGCTTGATGGCAATTTAAACGGTTATAAAACCCTTTGACACATTACATCTATATAGGCTCAAGGTGTAATGTTGGTTAAAGAATAAAATGAGTTATGGGATGCAAGTTCCAAGCTTCAAATCCAGATTAGCACCAGCCCTTTATGGCTTTATCACAACCAAATGCATGCCTCTGGGAGTACACTATGCTAgctttttataattattattattaatttaatttgtatcctgcccttcctcccagcaggaggccagggctgcaaacaaggcactaaaaatactttgaaacaacataaaaacaaattttaaaatacatttaagacaaaacagcattaaaaacattttaaaaactttttaaaaagggttaaaaacattattaaaaaaacatattaagcaattctgacacagacacagactgggatagctctcaacttaaaaggcttgttgaaacaggaaagtcttcaaaaggcaccaaaaagatagagatggtgcctgcctaatattcaaggggagggaattccacagggtaggtgctgccacactaaagttccgtttcctatattgtgcagaacgaacctcctgataagaaggtatctgcaggaggccctcacctgcagagcgcagtgatcagctgggtatgtaagggaaaagacggtctttcaggtatcctggacctgAGCTGTACagccaagactagaaccttgaacttggcccggtagcaaatgggcagcttaAGGAGCATATCCAAGCTAAAATTAAACACTAAAGTCTCACTTATTTCAATGGAAGAATTAAACATGTGCTACGTACTCCATTATTCCTGCTGAAATAAGCTGtactaaatgactgtgcccttaaAAGATTTACAGCTCAAATCCACccaaaagtaagtctcactttGTTCAGCTGAGCTTACTCCTAAATGTAATTgagtaggactgcagccttacagtgcaatcctatatatgtttacttagaagtaaaccccaatgggttcagtgggacttgcttccaggtgtgcgtataggactgcagccttaggctgcaatccagtgcatgtctacttagaagtaagctccactgggttcaatgagacCTACTCTcagttaaatgtgcattggattgcagccgtaGTAACTTAAGTTTGGGGAGGGAAGAAAAGACCACATCACTTTTTTCAGAAAAGAAGTTCCCTATGACAGAGTTGGAATTGCTAGTCTAATCAAAGCACTGCTATGAGAAAACAGACTTGGTACGCAATCACACAGTACTTTGCCAGCTATTTTCCTCCAAACCAGAGAAGAAAAATTGGGGGAAAATCCAAGCTGTGAAAAAAGGACTTCAGAATCAGTGCAAATAATTCAAATTGATGCAGTACCAACCAAGTTTTGCAATTGTGTCCATTCACAGATCCATGACCTTCATCCCAGAGACAGGAGACATTAATGTGCAAAGCTGTATGGTAAAGGGTATAGCACCCCTTTGTACCGGCAAGCAAGGATTCCAAGAAGTTTAGATTACAGCAGATATGCCATCAAAAAAATTTCAACAACTTACTGGCAATGGAAAGAGCTTCCCATTTACTTTTATGCACAAGCTACTAGGGTAGTTATCTTCTTGAGCTGGTTTCTGCCAGGCATAACGTATGTGCAGAAGAGAATCTTGTTGAATGGCAACatgaatgcacattaaaatgtacTCCAATTAAAGGAGGCATTTCTACGTTTATGTAAAGAAGATGAAGTCACCTCAGCTGAACTTGCACAGTGTAATCCCTTCTGCCTCCTGGCAAAAAGTCCCTGTTGCAACAAAAGTAGAAGTAGAACACAGGACAGCATAAGATCAAATGTAACCATTTTCTACGGACAGCAATGAGCGAAGCTATTTGTAAACAATACATGGCTAGTTTTCTTAGCTGTCTCTGTGGAGACAAACCTGCACGAAAGCTGCCAAATATGCTCTGAAGCATCAAAAGAACCACAACCAAATTCGTATGTACTTCCAAGTGTCATTTTTGCTAGATCCATTCATGGTATTTGAGGGGAATGACAGACTGCAGCCTCAGTGATATATAACTACATATTACTGATTGTCACTCAGCATATTCATATACATTACATGCAAATGAACATATAATTTAACTGCTGTCATACAATTTTTCATATTTCCAATAGGATTCtcatttctgaacaagctgcccaCTCACACTGTAGTCTTGGAAGAACATGTTCATGCTACAAGATTGTTAACTGAAACACAGAACTATTTTGCCTAGAAGTAGTTCTTAGGGTTTCCAAGTAACCTGCAGGAATCTGCTAATTCATATGGGAGAAAGGATGCCCAGAGGTAGATCAAGTGGTCTCTTACAAAATTCCATTCCTCTGCAATTTTGTCAAAGAAAGTTAACCAAATCTGAGATGAGAGAACTCAGGCTAAACATTCTGCTATTACTGGGAAATGCAGATTTCTCTGACTTGTTGAGGTGTTAAAGCAAAGATAAAGAACTTTTCTTGGAACCTCTGAATGCTGCTCTGTActgcaaagagaaagagagagggagggagacatgAAAAGAGCTTTTAGCTGTAATCTATTGACAAAGTTCAGAGACTGCAGAGAGCAGTAAGAGCCTTGTAATTTCCAGATTTCACAGAAGACTTTCAAATAACAGAGATGTACAGCTTTCAAATCTTCAACGCAGATTAAGTGCATAGACCATCATACTTCTGTGTTTATATGGATTTAACAGTGCGCCTTGTACTATCAGTATCCCAAACAATTATATTCTGTACACTTCAGTAGCTTGGCAAGCTAACAGCTTTATAGTCATCATAAATGAGGACAGTTGTGATGTCTTCAAAGTTGACACACTGTAACAAGTATTATAAGAGGAAGGTGGCCCCCAAGTGAAAATGGTTAAGTGATTTGCACTCCTCATAAATACTGAAATAATTCCATAGCTAGAATTTTGCTAGTCAAAGGATAACACACCAACATAGTCAATACTGCAGGATGTACACATTTAGTGATACACACTAAAGACTAACAAAATCTAGCCTGCAATAATGAAAGCTAATTGGACCGATGCATTTAGGATTGagttcattttaacattttaatttctATTTTGTACACTAATTTCTTCAGGTTCCTTGACTATTTGCATTCCTTTAACTCTAGATCAAGGAGTCATGCTtgtccacaaccccccccctcaataaaagacagataaaagagagagagagaaaagggagccAAGAAcaaaaggaggagaaagggggaaagcacGACAAACTAGAGAGATGGGGATAGAAGAGGCAAAACTCAGGAGCAGAACATTAAAAGGCGAGGACAGaaaaaagcaggagccaagaactAAGGTGGAGAGCAGGAAAAATCACGGCTGAATGATGGCGGAGAGGATAGTGGAGACAGAAAGAATGCATGAAAAAAAGTGCTCTCTCTCTAAACCAACCAAATTATGTCGTGATATTCTAACACTTACCTAAGCTTGTAGGTTTGATGAGAACATCAAGCACATCATAGAATGGGAGGctcttcagctgaacatcaggatgcACAGGTGGAACTGGAGGTGACGGCTGCTGCATCTCAAAGCGAGGCTTTGTGTCCTGAAGTAGCACTGAACTAAGAGGCGAGGAAGGGGATTGAGGAGCAACTGAAGTAGACGGTAACGGATGCAGGCCAGCAGCCGCTAAATCAGGTTCTACTGGAGATGAGCTGCTGTCCAAACTGAAGACAGAAGGTTTTACAGTAGACAAGTCAGAAAGACCTTCTATTGTCCTGGGATATCGGCGCCTGTAGAGTTCTCGGATCTTTATCTGAACTGCTGGGCTGCAGCCACTCTTCAGCAAGTGCAATGCCCTCATCAGGAGGTCATGTTTGCGTCCACTTTTATTACGTCCAGCAAAGCCCAACAGCACTTGTAGTTCAGAGACCCGAAAACTTGATACCATATTCTAAGAGGAGAAATAGAAGAACAGTATATCAAAAAGACATATCATATTGAGAGGACTGAACATAAAGGTATGAAAAAATGGGATTACAAATATAGCTTAGGAGACCCCCTTTCAGTCTTACCTGCATCATCCAATAACACTGTCATATAATATATGGAGATGTCAAGCCAAGCCTTCACGGTTTAGTCTCATTTACAGAAAACACCATCAACACATTGTGGAAACATTACAGAAAAATATGGTCACTATACATGGAGTGGTTCCTACTTTTGGCAAGATCTAAAACTACTATAACAGAGTTTAAGAGGATTTGTTTTCTCAAATACAGGGCCAGATTTCCAAAAAGTTGGGGAAAACCAACTCAGAGCAGCGTTCTGAACACAAAAGCTCCATCTGAACTGGCTAACATAGTAGGCCTTATCTCCTCTGTTTCATATAAACCTTTATGCTAGAAAAGTAGAAATTTATTGTTTGTAAaaacccaatgcgtttcagcctgttgattttcaggccttcGTTAGGGGAATTCAGGCTAGcgagaagttcaaatgagcagactGCTTACAACAATATAGACGCCTCCAATATATTGTTGTAAGCagtctgctcatttgaacttctcgCTAGCCTGAattcccctgacgaaggcctgaaaatcaacaggctgaaacgcgttgggtttttacaaacaataaatttctacttttctagcatcttggtttctgcccccctttcttcctggtttggatgctagccactttctgtCGTCCCATCATAAACCTTTAACAACTAGACTGTTCAGAGCTCAAATAGCAAAGGCAAATGAGGAGATATTCTTGGTGGCTACCCCGCAGGTGAAGAACTTCCCTTTCCTTAAGGATCCATCTGTCCAATCCCCCCCCTCCCAATGTGTTCTGGAAACACTGGATGACTTTCCTATTCTAGCTGGTTTTTAACAGCTGGACTTGAGCAGAGATAGGGTATAATGTCTATACTAAGCATGAATACGGGTAACTTAAATAATCACATGTTCTTCCCTGTTTATTCCTGCTGTCTCCTCTGTGTCTATTTCTAGATCAAAATCCCCTTGAGACAGTGCAGTGTCTTCTCATTCTTTGAGAAGTGCAATGTATGTGGATGGGCCAACAATTAACAACATTTAACTGGAATGGTCAGatacagcatgcttctgaataccagtttctagaAACCACTGGGtgtgtgctgttgtgttcaggtcctgcttgcaggcacgtggttggccactgtgtgaacaggatgctggactagatgggctattggtctgatccagctggttCCTCTTATGTTATGGATTATCTCTTTTCAAAATCCGATACCTCCCACGAACCAGTGAGGGCAGGTTTGTTGAAATGTTTtgttctgacttccgggaagggtgacttagcctgtgcctgcttttgagacgggctcctgcctcaaaagaagcttattcagatatatcagtcagattttttttttttttttgactgattaaacttctcccgggtagggagaaacgaagagattaacctcaaagcctatttttgttgggacgaccagatctcattaatttgtgggacgaggtccagccgacgaaggtgggacggattttcaacaacaagctctatctgataaagcgaacgttcatcttttcttcaaagagagaacgcactaacaggcaagcacccttctttctatatttttcttttacttgacttaaattgttgctgtttaaaagagatttgccagattgatcagtttttgacatctcaccggggagccataacttctctctgctattcactaattaatagcttatctctgtttttgttgcaaaaagctgtcctggatttgcaccctaaagatatacacggaagagggatttctattcctgatttttattctgaagaatattatattgtctgagattacttttttcctagttcattttattttgacgaatctgttttctgacgacgccattaattgtttcgatcctgggaaatgcattttgtttacttaagcatggagagataaggctgtctgttctgtttacgctgtgatgtcaccaagtttggagtattaacccaattgttgctgaaataagaagtggttcttttatatttttcttttaaaatggcaattaagaaagtggctgagaacctggaagtatctatgtttcagaaaataatggatgaaattgagataacgaaacgaaccctgcgacagggttgtaaggagctgaaaattgaaatgagcaaaatgataggggtccctgtgagagaggagactctggagactggaacaaacgtggaacaggaaaaagacctgcgacagggttgtaaggagctgaaaattgaattgagtaaaatgacacaggagcttaaagaaataggggtccctgtgagagaggagaccctggagactggaataattgaattgagcaaaatgtcacaggagcttaaagaaataggggtccctgtgagagaggagaccctggagactggaataattgaattgagcaaaatgtcacaggagcttaaagaaataggggtccctgtgagagaggagaccctggagactggaacaaacgtggaacaggaaaaagatttgaagcttatggattttagaaataaaatctattgtttggaatttaatgttatctctgaagaaactaaggaagattctagagagaaagttatcaatggcatggataatcttctggactggaatgatgtgatggatggaattaactgcagccatgtgacaatggaaaaactttcaagagatgagccagtgcattttgaaaaaaagaacagagatatgatcttacagcagtatttcagcaacctattcagaatggttggcaagataatatttgggatagaggtaattcccatcagactcttattgtatgactatggttatgacagcaagattattatggaatactgataatggaagattggacactgaaattactggatttaacaggactatcggaagattggacactgaaattactggatttaacaggactatcgaagatggaagatggaagatggaactaatagggacaatagaataatggctattgaaattattgaacctaacggattctgatgagacggattgtttgaaatgtttattttgactatggttatgacaataagattattataattagtaatgagatggattaattgatatgcttatttggaaaaaaattgatagatatatttcttaaagaactgaaacctctctttgactttttgtggaaagaacaaagtaatgtttatgagatctgatgattaagtaagataactattggaggaaagtgattttataatatgatttaagagacaggattgttatatattatagacttataactgatttgatatgtgacaaatgggaagtcaatattttattctttattttttttttttttgttcaattatttttgattttgttttttgtctttgaatgtttagttttgtatgttgtatgaaaatttgaataaaaattattaaaaaaaaaaaaaagaaatgttttgttCTCATTTTTTGTTCTTTACACTTGAAAATAGCTTCTTTCCATCTGTCAACCAAGATGTGAAAGCTCTGCAGGAAAGCTCTTTGCACTTCTAGTTTTTAAAACAAGCTAAATCAGAATTAACATCTTTTAATAATGTGGTTTATATGTTTAAGACAGCATAACCAGCTGCCTACATTGCAACAAATACAGGAAATCACAGCCACAACCAATAGCTTGGCCATGATAATTTCTACTTTTGCTTCAGTTGTACAGCAAAGGAACTGTAATATAGCAATATAGACACAAATATATTGGCAGCACCAGACAGAACTAGTATTACACAcagtcattttattatttatacagcaAAACAATACAGACGATGCTTCACagtaacaaaagcaaaagaaagcaaGCCACTGCTCTGCTTACCGCCTCCTCAGATTAAACAGTGGGTGAGACAGACTTGTGCATTACCAACAGAGCTGTCAGTGTAAACTACTAGAAAAGGAACAGGGCTTGCCCCAGTGAAGAACTGTACCATAGATACTCCAGGCCACAATGTAAATTAAGCCAGTAGTAGAAGTCAGTGTGATAACACTAACATTTGTACAGTTCTTTCAAGTATTGAAAAAGCTTCACATACAACACCCCTGTAATGCAAGTCACTACTACAATCCCCCATACTATGTGTATGCATGTGGGGGGGCTTTCTGGTTGTAACTCTTAGCCATGATGCTACAACTCTCATGTACGTGTGGAAGCTGGAGGAAGTGAGTATACTCGTTTGTTTTCCTCAGTGGATAGTTTCTTTGCCACCAAAGTaatatccacttttttaaaaattgcatattCATTCCTCTACAACAAGAAACACTAATTAAGAATGTATACTTCCTAAATAGTTATGATTGGAGGCAAGTTTCTGCATTCTCACTTCTCTGGTTCAACCCATGCAGATGAAAATGGCAGCAgttccattttgtgtgtgttgttttgttcTTATAAAGAGTTATTCAGTTCAGTGCTTTCTTTCAtgcaaaaaggttttaaaaacaggaaaaggTTGGCTGCTATGGCAGTTCTCACAATTGGGAGAGGCTTTGCAGTTA is a genomic window of Rhineura floridana isolate rRhiFlo1 chromosome 1, rRhiFlo1.hap2, whole genome shotgun sequence containing:
- the LOC133379137 gene encoding E3 SUMO-protein ligase PIAS2-like isoform X1, producing MLLPLTNMVSSFRVSELQVLLGFAGRNKSGRKHDLLMRALHLLKSGCSPAVQIKIRELYRRRYPRTIEGLSDLSTVKPSVFSLDSSSSPVEPDLAAAGLHPLPSTSVAPQSPSSPLSSVLLQDTKPRFEMQQPSPPVPPVHPDVQLKSLPFYDVLDVLIKPTSLVQSSIQRFQEKFFIFALTPQQVREICISQDFLPGGRRDYTVQVQLRLFMEILNECLDVDEIKFQEDGSWCPMRPKKEALKVVSPQCTKIERGRRVVIRGLVSQRNLNVSDSSIGKTPFLPSEAISILKPHDSLQRLFHGLISIIS
- the LOC133379137 gene encoding E3 SUMO-protein ligase PIAS2-like isoform X4 encodes the protein MADFEELRNMVSSFRVSELQVLLGFAGRNKSGRKHDLLMRALHLLKSGCSPAVQIKIRELYRRRYPRTIEGLSDLSTVKPSVFSLDSSSSPVEPDLAAAGLHPLPSTSVAPQSPSSPLSSVLLQDTKPRFEMQQPSPPVPPVHPDVQLKSLPFYDVLDVLIKPTSLVQSSIQRFQEKFFIFALTPQQVREICISQDFLPGGRRDYTVQVQLRLFMEILNECLDVDEIKFQEDGSWCPMRPKKEALKVVSPQCTKIERGRRVVIRGLVSQRNLNVSDSSIGKTPFLPSEAISILKPHDSLQRLFHGLISIIS
- the LOC133379137 gene encoding E3 SUMO-protein ligase PIAS2-like isoform X7 yields the protein MLLPLTNMVSSFRVSELQVLLGFAGRNKSGRKHDLLMRALHLLKSGCSPAVQIKIRELYRRRYPRTIEGLSDLSTVKPSVFSLDSSSSPVEPDLAAAGLHPLPSTSVAPQSPSSPLSSVLLQDTKPRFEMQQPSPPVPPVHPDVQLKSLPFYDVLDVLIKPTSLVQSSIQRFQEKFFIFALTPQQVREICISQDFLPGGRRDYTVQVQLRLFMEILNECLDVDEIKFQEDGSWCPMRPKKEALKVVSPQCTKIES
- the LOC133379137 gene encoding E3 SUMO-protein ligase PIAS2-like isoform X6 gives rise to the protein MMQNMVSSFRVSELQVLLGFAGRNKSGRKHDLLMRALHLLKSGCSPAVQIKIRELYRRRYPRTIEGLSDLSTVKPSVFSLDSSSSPVEPDLAAAGLHPLPSTSVAPQSPSSPLSSVLLQDTKPRFEMQQPSPPVPPVHPDVQLKSLPFYDVLDVLIKPTSLVQSSIQRFQEKFFIFALTPQQVREICISQDFLPGGRRDYTVQVQLRLFMEILNECLDVDEIKFQEDGSWCPMRPKKEALKVVSPQCTKIERGRRVVIRGLVSQRNLNVSDSSIGKTPFLPSEAISILKPHDSLQRLFHGLISIIS
- the LOC133379137 gene encoding E3 SUMO-protein ligase PIAS2-like isoform X5, which translates into the protein MLLPLTNMVSSFRVSELQVLLGFAGRNKSGRKHDLLMRALHLLKSGCSPAVQIKIRELYRRRYPRTIEGLSDLSTVKPSVFSLDSSSSPVEPDLAAAGLHPLPSTSVAPQSPSSPLSSVLLQDTKPRFEMQQPSPPVPPVHPDVQLKSLPFYDVLDVLIKPTSLVQSSIQRFQEKFFIFALTPQQVREICISQDFLPGGRRDYTVQVQLRLFMEILNECLDVDEIKFQEDGSWCPMRPKKEALKVVSPQCTKIESGCGR
- the LOC133379137 gene encoding E3 SUMO-protein ligase PIAS2-like isoform X3: MLLPLTNMVSSFRVSELQVLLGFAGRNKSGRKHDLLMRALHLLKSGCSPAVQIKIRELYRRRYPRTIEGLSDLSTVKPSVFSLDSSSSPVEPDLAAAGLHPLPSTSVAPQSPSSPLSSVLLQDTKPRFEMQQPSPPVPPVHPDVQLKSLPFYDVLDVLIKPTSLVQSSIQRFQEKFFIFALTPQQVREICISQDFLPGGRRDYTVQVQLRLFMEILNECLDVDEIKFQEDGSWCPMRPKKEALKVVSPQCTKIERRQLSGIHQSSCV
- the LOC133379137 gene encoding E3 SUMO-protein ligase PIAS2-like isoform X2 gives rise to the protein MLLPLTNMVSSFRVSELQVLLGFAGRNKSGRKHDLLMRALHLLKSGCSPAVQIKIRELYRRRYPRTIEGLSDLSTVKPSVFSLDSSSSPVEPDLAAAGLHPLPSTSVAPQSPSSPLSSVLLQDTKPRFEMQQPSPPVPPVHPDVQLKSLPFYDVLDVLIKPTSLVQSSIQRFQEKFFIFALTPQQVREICISQDFLPGGRRDYTVQVQLRLFMEILNECLDVDEIKFQEDGSWCPMRPKKEALKVVSPQCTKIETFFLRGKNELQRKDKRGFMEQKLGQRWFRRSFTSFPALSNIPF
- the LOC133379137 gene encoding E3 SUMO-protein ligase PIAS2-like isoform X8, with translation MVSSFRVSELQVLLGFAGRNKSGRKHDLLMRALHLLKSGCSPAVQIKIRELYRRRYPRTIEGLSDLSTVKPSVFSLDSSSSPVEPDLAAAGLHPLPSTSVAPQSPSSPLSSVLLQDTKPRFEMQQPSPPVPPVHPDVQLKSLPFYDVLDVLIKPTSLVQSSIQRFQEKFFIFALTPQQVREICISQDFLPGGRRDYTVQVQLRLFMEILNECLDVDEIKFQEDGSWCPMRPKKEALKVVSPQCTKIERGRRVVIRGLVSQRNLNVSDSSIGKTPFLPSEAISILKPHDSLQRLFHGLISIIS